The following proteins are co-located in the Ailuropoda melanoleuca isolate Jingjing chromosome 13, ASM200744v2, whole genome shotgun sequence genome:
- the GTSF1L gene encoding gametocyte-specific factor 1-like, translated as MEPEALEICPYNPHHRVPLSRFQYHLASCRKKNPKKAKKMASCKYNACHVVPIKKLEEHEAACVNRSTVEEDSLRPLKVSLPSSEQNGKAPPGPPWLPSSDVWNVDGTNCHPMFVLKTFVPQKLVCESDTRESEREAHPPSLTTPQNTLRPGE; from the coding sequence ATGGAGCCAGAAGCCTTAGAAATTTGCCCTTACAACCCTCACCACCGAGTCCCACTCAGCAGATTCCAGTACCACCTGGCATCCTGCAGGAAAAAGAACCCCAAGAAAGCCAAAAAGATGGCCAGTTGCAAATATAACGCCTGCCACGTGGTCCCCATCAAAAAGCTGGAGGAGCACGAGGCTGCCTGCGTCAACAGAAGCACAGTGGAGGAGGACAGCTTGCGCCCTCTGAAAGTTAGCCTTCCAAGTTCAGAGCAGAATGGAAAGGCCCCTCCAGGGCCCCCCTGGCTCCCCAGTTCTGACGTCTGGAATGTTGATGGCACTAACTGCCATCCCATGTTTGTCCTTAAGACTTTTGTTCCCCAAAAGCTTGTTTGTGAAAGCGATAcaagagagtcagagagagaggccCACCCCCCATCCCTGACCACCCCCCAGAATACCCTCAGACCAGGAGAGTAA